TAAATAGTGTAACTACAACTGCCGGAGGCGACACAAGCGCGAAATCTACAAAAGCGGCAAGAGCCATATAAGAGGCGGTAAATCCCAGAGTGCCGGCAAGCAGAATAATGCGTCTTCCGGTTCTGTCGCTTCGCTTACCCCACGCCCGTGCTGTAACTATCCAGATAACACCTGCAACAGCGACAGTAAGACCTGCATGCCATTCCTGAAGACCAAGCTCTCTGATAAGAGGGCCAACCACAGACAGAAATGCCATCAAAGCGGAAATACATAAAATATTAGCAATCATCAAAGGTTTAATTTCTTTCATTTCTTTCACCTGTTTATCATATGTTTAAGCTTTCAGAAGCCATCATTCCGGCAGCGGATGTTTCATCAGACGTGTCTGCAGCGCTATAGAACCTTACAGAAAGATATACCCCTGCCAGAGAACATAACGACGCAGAAATAAGTATCAGGCTGTATCCGAAAAAACCAGCCAGTATAGTCCCCATAATACCGCTGATAATCCCTACCAGAAAAGTCAGGCTATGCTGCATGGCGAAATCAGTTGCCGGAGTTTCTTCAGAACACATATCCATCATAATAGTTGACAGAACAGTTGACGACGGAGCATAGATCAGCAGCATAGAACCTATTGCAAGACTTGCCCAGAAACCGCTATACCCAAAAACAGGCAGCAAGAGCATAAGAATACATAGTGACTGCATAAAAGCCAACACCACCAGCATTCTCTTGCGGCCTAATCTGTTTATCATACGACCACAAATATAAGCAGTGGCAGCACCGACGGCAGCTCCTAAGACATTTACAATAAATCCTATCTTCTCAACAGACCACCCGACATCAACCATTATAGGACCTATCAGAAAATACGAAAGAGACACGCCCATAGGGTATATTGTCATAAGCCTGAGCCAGCGCATCTTCCCTCTGCCACTCCAGAAACGTAGAATTATTCTGTGATAAGGAATCTTTTCTTTCCCATAAGATACATGCTCCCCCTCTTTGAAAAAAAGAAGCTGCCCAATAGCCAGAACAGAGAGTGTACACATAAAAATAAAACTCCCGGACCACCCCAGAAGCCCATACAGAACAAGAGCCAAACCGCCCCCCAGCATGTATCCCATCATACCGCCTGCTATTTTTATTCCGTTTCCGACGCCTCTGTTACTCTCTCCGACTAACCTGTAAACAAGTGCGTCCAGTGCGACGTCGTGTGTTGCAGCCAGAAAACCAACAACCATGCTCAAAGCGATTATCACAGTAATATGCTCGGTGACATCACACATGCCAATCAGTACTAAAACACCAAAGAGAAGAAACTGAATAGAAACCAGCCACCCTTTAAGATGCCCCACACCTTTGAAAAGCCGAACTCTGTCTATAAAAGGAGCCCAGAGAAATTTAAAAACCATAAATATCCCCAGCAGGTAAACAAAGCCAATCTTCTCAAGGGGCAGACCATTCTTTCTGAATATAACGATCAGACCCTCCAGCAAAAAGCTGAAACCGAGAAACTGCACCACAAAAAGCGAAAAAAGCATAAAAAGCTCTCTCGACTTAACTTTTGCAGGCGCTCTGTTTATGCACTTACATGAATCTGCCATTCCTGCACCCTCTTTTGAGATTCCCACATCGCCTTATATTTGCCATTAAGCTTCAGCAGGTCACTATGACAGCCGGATTCTCGAACCCTGCCTTCATCCATAACAATAATACTGTCAGCTCCGGCAATGGTGGATAGTCTGTGAGCTATTACTATAACAGTTCTGTCATATACAAGAGCATCAATAGCCCTCTGAACAGCAAGCTCACTTTCAGTATCCAGAGCTGCTGTAGGCTCATCCAGTATAACTATCGGGGCATCTTTCAGTATGGCGCGGGCAATGCTAATGCGCTGTTTCTCCCCGCCTGAAAGACTCCCGCCAATATCTCCTGCTTTTGTTCCGTACCCGTCAGGCAGACGCTGAATAAACTCGTGGCAATATGCACTGCGGGCAGCCGTCATAACCTCTTCGTCTGTTGCGTCCGGGCGTCCCATTCTGATGTTATTTAGTATTGTGTCATCAAAAAGATATACATCCTGAAATACAACAGACAGCATCTTCATCAGGTCATCCGGCTGAAAGCTTCGTATATCTTTACCGCCTATTTTAATGCTCCCTTTTGCAGGGTCTGCATATCTCATTATCATTTTAGCTATTGTTGTTTTACCCGAACCGGAAGGTCCCACAAGAGCAGTCATGGAATTTTTCTCCATTTTAAGGCTGACATTATCAAGGGCTTTCATTTCTGTATCCTTATATAGAAAGTCAACACCTTCAAATTCTATTTCAAAACTGTCAGGCATCTCTCCTTGCCCTTCTATATCAAGCTCTTTCTCTCCCATCAGCTCCTTTATCCTGCCAAATCCCGCCCCCATTATGTCAAACATTGTTGCAATATGAACAAACAGGGATAAAGGCTCGGTAAGGCGTGAAACAGCCACAAGAAGTGCAGCCATAACCGGAATAGTCAGCGAGCCGCCTTTTATCAGATAAGCTCCTAATACCAGAACCACCAGAAGACCGATTTCAACCACAGCAGCCATAACC
This window of the Denitrovibrio acetiphilus DSM 12809 genome carries:
- a CDS encoding MFS transporter, with product MADSCKCINRAPAKVKSRELFMLFSLFVVQFLGFSFLLEGLIVIFRKNGLPLEKIGFVYLLGIFMVFKFLWAPFIDRVRLFKGVGHLKGWLVSIQFLLFGVLVLIGMCDVTEHITVIIALSMVVGFLAATHDVALDALVYRLVGESNRGVGNGIKIAGGMMGYMLGGGLALVLYGLLGWSGSFIFMCTLSVLAIGQLLFFKEGEHVSYGKEKIPYHRIILRFWSGRGKMRWLRLMTIYPMGVSLSYFLIGPIMVDVGWSVEKIGFIVNVLGAAVGAATAYICGRMINRLGRKRMLVVLAFMQSLCILMLLLPVFGYSGFWASLAIGSMLLIYAPSSTVLSTIMMDMCSEETPATDFAMQHSLTFLVGIISGIMGTILAGFFGYSLILISASLCSLAGVYLSVRFYSAADTSDETSAAGMMASESLNI
- a CDS encoding ABC transporter ATP-binding protein, with the protein product MKQVNNKVLNLRESYQMSLEISDDRSAGFKKMCILFIIAYIAQGVSFTCFFPVLVYSFGENADPSKAFFWLGVMASLAFVDSLLRWFAYRHDYHGHIVDITNSLRVKLGKKLRTMPLEILYSRRTGELNSVLANNVEESVMHMGVLAGQILQTFFIPFGVLVVTVFIDWRLAGALLLILPMAIPVYKWRRRLSQQEKQDVADAHAEVGSDIVEYIQGVHVLRALNMTGEKAQSLQTSLKKLKNIQKEASTMTVLPSLVMAAVVEIGLLVVLVLGAYLIKGGSLTIPVMAALLVAVSRLTEPLSLFVHIATMFDIMGAGFGRIKELMGEKELDIEGQGEMPDSFEIEFEGVDFLYKDTEMKALDNVSLKMEKNSMTALVGPSGSGKTTIAKMIMRYADPAKGSIKIGGKDIRSFQPDDLMKMLSVVFQDVYLFDDTILNNIRMGRPDATDEEVMTAARSAYCHEFIQRLPDGYGTKAGDIGGSLSGGEKQRISIARAILKDAPIVILDEPTAALDTESELAVQRAIDALVYDRTVIVIAHRLSTIAGADSIIVMDEGRVRESGCHSDLLKLNGKYKAMWESQKRVQEWQIHVSA